A region of Beijerinckia sp. 28-YEA-48 DNA encodes the following proteins:
- a CDS encoding ABC transporter ATP-binding protein/permease, whose protein sequence is MTPPANPPPRKTGRREATLSETVKHLWPYVWPTDRLDLKMRVLGALVLLLAAKVVTILVPYSFKWATDALAHPGSANVPLPALLAGPIAICVLYGLLRIFMQLFTQARDALFAAVAMHAVRRLANEVFVHLHDLSLRFHLERKTGGLTRILERGREAIQQIVRMSMLTGVPTVVEFALILGVFYFAFDWRYMLSISIMIVAYLWFTQVATDWRISIRRDMNESDTDANVKAIDSLLNYETVKYFTAEKREAARYDKSMARYEKNSISSYVSLAVLNSGQGIIFAAALSVVMILCVNGIRNGTNTIGDFVLLNGLMIQLYQPLNFMGMVYREIKQATIDIEQMFDVLEQNPEVKDKPGALPLKISQGTVTFENVQFAYDPARPILKGISFEVPAGKTVAVVGPSGAGKSTLSRLLFRFYEPQSGRILIDGQNISDITQVSLREKIGMVPQDTVLFNETIAYNIRYGRWDTTQEEIEAAAKLAQIDEFIRTIPGGYNAQVGERGLKLSGGEKQRVAIARTILKAPPILMLDEATSALDSFTEREIQGALERVAQDRTTLVIAHRLSTIVNADEILVLDSGQIVERGRHEDLLALGGVYNAMWNRQREVDEAQETLRRAEAAEGKSKHVAITGDFGVLMQEAAVATAGDLDDDRNDENLVRRSEEDQSAK, encoded by the coding sequence ATGACCCCTCCCGCCAATCCGCCGCCGCGTAAAACCGGGCGCCGCGAAGCCACGCTCAGTGAAACCGTCAAGCACCTCTGGCCCTACGTCTGGCCGACGGATCGGCTTGACCTGAAAATGCGCGTCCTCGGCGCGCTCGTTTTGCTACTCGCCGCGAAAGTGGTCACGATCCTCGTGCCCTATTCGTTCAAATGGGCGACGGATGCCTTGGCCCACCCGGGCAGCGCCAACGTGCCCTTGCCGGCGCTTCTCGCCGGGCCGATCGCGATCTGCGTGCTCTACGGCCTGCTGCGTATTTTCATGCAGCTCTTCACCCAGGCGCGCGATGCTCTGTTCGCCGCCGTGGCGATGCATGCGGTGCGCCGCCTTGCCAATGAAGTCTTCGTCCATCTGCACGATTTGTCGCTGCGGTTCCATCTCGAGCGCAAGACCGGCGGCCTGACGCGCATTCTCGAGCGCGGCCGCGAGGCGATCCAGCAGATCGTGCGCATGAGCATGCTGACCGGCGTGCCCACGGTCGTCGAATTCGCGTTGATCCTCGGCGTGTTCTACTTCGCCTTCGATTGGCGCTACATGCTGTCGATCAGCATCATGATCGTCGCCTATCTCTGGTTCACCCAAGTGGCCACCGATTGGCGCATCTCCATCCGTCGCGACATGAACGAAAGCGATACAGACGCCAATGTGAAGGCGATCGACTCGCTGCTCAACTACGAGACGGTGAAATATTTCACCGCCGAGAAGCGCGAGGCCGCGCGCTACGACAAGTCCATGGCCCGTTACGAGAAGAACAGCATTTCGAGCTATGTCTCGCTGGCCGTCCTAAACTCCGGTCAAGGGATCATCTTCGCCGCAGCGCTGTCTGTCGTGATGATTCTCTGCGTCAACGGCATCCGCAATGGCACCAATACGATCGGCGATTTCGTTCTCTTGAACGGCCTGATGATCCAGCTTTACCAACCGTTGAATTTCATGGGCATGGTCTATCGCGAGATCAAACAGGCGACGATCGACATCGAGCAGATGTTCGATGTCCTGGAGCAGAATCCGGAGGTTAAGGATAAGCCGGGCGCGCTGCCGCTGAAGATTTCCCAGGGCACGGTCACGTTCGAAAATGTCCAATTCGCCTATGATCCGGCACGGCCAATCCTGAAGGGCATTTCCTTCGAGGTTCCGGCTGGCAAAACCGTCGCGGTTGTCGGGCCTTCGGGCGCCGGCAAATCGACGCTCTCGCGGCTGCTGTTCCGCTTCTACGAACCGCAGAGCGGCCGCATCCTGATCGACGGCCAGAATATCTCCGACATCACCCAGGTTTCGCTACGCGAGAAGATCGGCATGGTGCCGCAGGATACGGTGCTGTTCAACGAAACCATCGCCTACAACATTCGCTATGGCCGCTGGGATACGACCCAGGAAGAGATCGAAGCAGCAGCCAAACTGGCGCAGATCGACGAGTTCATCCGCACCATTCCCGGCGGCTACAATGCCCAGGTCGGCGAGCGCGGGTTGAAATTGTCGGGTGGTGAAAAGCAACGTGTCGCCATCGCCCGCACCATCCTCAAGGCGCCGCCGATCCTGATGCTGGACGAGGCGACCTCGGCGCTCGATTCCTTCACCGAACGGGAAATTCAGGGTGCGTTGGAGCGCGTTGCCCAAGATCGCACCACTTTGGTGATCGCGCATCGCCTATCCACCATCGTCAATGCCGACGAAATCCTGGTGCTCGATAGCGGCCAGATCGTTGAACGTGGCCGGCATGAAGATCTGCTCGCCTTGGGCGGCGTCTACAACGCCATGTGGAACCGCCAGCGCGAAGTCGACGAGGCGCAGGAGACCCTGCGTCGCGCCGAGGCCGCCGAAGGCAAATCGAAACATGTCGCGATCACAGGCGATTTCGGTGTGCTCATGCAGGAGGCCGCCGTCGCCACCGCTGGCGATTTGGACGACGACCGGAACGACGAAAACCTGGTGCGGCGCAGTGAGGAAGATCAGAGCGCCAAATAG
- a CDS encoding NAD(P)/FAD-dependent oxidoreductase: protein MTALDRTYDGIIIGAGHHGLVLGSYLAKAGLDILLVDRRLDYGGGLSTKEATLPGFYHNLHSINHFHISETPWFKDLGLAERVTYITPRYEFGQPHLDGSALVFGRDLEETLANVARFSEKDARTFREWNRKAEQITRDIFLPERYSEPLPQAERERLLARTAAGRDFLAMTQRQPLDVVHELFENEHVKLLFLFKVSLFGTWLVDTMSKTSPMGSIIRAFDLQSGYQLCQGGSFNLARGLMETFIAAGGRFQPQVSIDRIVIEGGRATGIALTDGRTVRARQFVSSTLDVHQTFEKLIGRTQLPQAFTQKLDGFQYTGWTLFGVHLALEESPNFTAAQFDPNVNRALKWSLGAETMEDLFSAFADVRANKVPKVIQFGSGPMSLLDPTQAPPGKHTTYAWHVMPLDPDIGTQSWEDFKEEFSEKVIETFARYAPNVSGKKILGKYVYTAKEYAQEMINMRGGDIFMGAFNAEQVMYNHFGYRTPIANLYMSGSATHPGGAISGGAGYISAGLIARDIGAKLWWKPWDAHEALGAMQEAY, encoded by the coding sequence ATGACCGCGCTCGACAGGACCTACGACGGCATCATCATCGGCGCCGGCCACCATGGGCTGGTGCTCGGCAGCTATCTAGCGAAGGCCGGGCTGGACATCCTGCTCGTTGATCGGCGGCTCGACTATGGCGGTGGCCTCTCGACCAAGGAAGCGACCCTGCCCGGCTTTTATCACAACCTGCATTCGATCAATCATTTCCACATCAGCGAGACGCCCTGGTTCAAGGATCTCGGCCTGGCCGAACGGGTCACCTACATCACGCCGCGCTACGAGTTCGGCCAACCGCATCTCGATGGCTCGGCTTTGGTCTTCGGCCGCGATCTTGAAGAGACGCTCGCCAATGTAGCCCGCTTTTCGGAAAAAGATGCGCGCACCTTCCGCGAGTGGAACCGCAAGGCCGAACAGATCACTCGCGATATCTTTTTGCCGGAACGCTACAGCGAGCCGCTGCCGCAAGCCGAGCGCGAGCGGCTCCTGGCGCGCACGGCGGCGGGGCGCGACTTTCTGGCGATGACCCAGCGCCAGCCGCTCGACGTGGTCCACGAATTGTTCGAGAACGAGCACGTCAAACTGCTTTTCCTGTTCAAGGTCTCGTTGTTTGGCACCTGGCTTGTCGACACGATGTCGAAGACGAGCCCAATGGGCTCGATCATCCGCGCCTTCGATCTGCAAAGCGGCTATCAGCTCTGTCAGGGCGGCTCATTCAATCTGGCCCGCGGCCTGATGGAGACGTTCATCGCCGCTGGCGGCCGCTTCCAGCCGCAAGTTTCTATTGACCGCATTGTGATTGAAGGCGGACGCGCCACCGGCATCGCGTTGACCGATGGCCGCACGGTGCGGGCGCGCCAGTTCGTCTCTTCGACGCTTGACGTGCATCAGACCTTCGAGAAACTGATCGGCCGAACGCAACTGCCGCAGGCTTTCACGCAAAAGCTCGACGGCTTCCAATATACCGGCTGGACGCTCTTTGGCGTCCATCTGGCGCTGGAAGAATCGCCCAATTTCACCGCCGCGCAGTTCGATCCCAACGTCAATCGCGCCCTGAAATGGAGCCTCGGCGCGGAAACGATGGAGGACCTGTTTTCCGCCTTCGCCGATGTGCGCGCCAACAAAGTCCCCAAGGTCATCCAGTTCGGGTCCGGGCCGATGAGCCTGCTTGATCCGACCCAGGCGCCGCCCGGCAAGCACACCACCTATGCCTGGCATGTCATGCCGCTGGATCCCGACATCGGCACGCAGAGCTGGGAGGATTTCAAGGAAGAGTTTTCCGAAAAGGTGATCGAGACCTTCGCCCGCTATGCCCCCAACGTCAGCGGCAAAAAGATTCTCGGCAAATATGTTTATACCGCCAAGGAATATGCGCAGGAGATGATCAACATGCGCGGCGGCGATATTTTCATGGGGGCCTTCAACGCCGAACAGGTGATGTACAACCATTTCGGCTATCGCACGCCCATTGCCAATCTCTATATGAGTGGATCAGCGACCCATCCCGGTGGCGCCATCTCGGGCGGCGCCGGCTATATCAGCGCCGGCCTCATCGCCCGCGACATCGGCGCGAAATTGTGGTGGAAGCCCTGGGATGCGCACGAGGCGCTTGGGGCAATGCAAGAGGCGTATTGA
- a CDS encoding nuclear transport factor 2 family protein → MPVTQPDQMNTTFARAFNSRKIGNLLVLYEPDATLRVDDIASDITGLEAISHALRQLLGLPGTMTSRNRFCVVHGDLALLRADWDLTDGDGTVLASGSSAELIRRQPDGTWLYVVDHAVGASLSRAE, encoded by the coding sequence ATGCCCGTAACCCAGCCCGACCAGATGAACACCACATTCGCCCGCGCCTTCAACAGCCGCAAGATCGGAAATCTGCTTGTTCTTTACGAGCCCGACGCCACCCTGCGCGTCGATGACATCGCGAGCGACATCACTGGGCTCGAGGCGATCTCGCATGCGCTGCGTCAACTCCTAGGGCTGCCCGGCACGATGACGTCACGCAACCGCTTCTGCGTTGTGCACGGCGATCTCGCCTTGCTGCGCGCCGACTGGGATCTGACGGATGGCGACGGCACGGTACTGGCCAGCGGCAGTTCCGCCGAACTCATCCGGCGGCAGCCCGACGGCACATGGCTCTATGTCGTCGACCACGCGGTCGGCGCAAGCTTGTCGCGTGCGGAATAA
- a CDS encoding ABC transporter substrate-binding protein, translating to MRRFTHTLIACLAATLAFSAQAATKIIVGTVPNTSDGPIICAIEKGYFKEQDIEVELTSFRTASDMTPMVVRGDIPIMGGGVSVSYFNGVAQGMPLRYFLSRAQIRSHHKIILRKGLAEKVKTIADLKGLRIATTAAGGFSEYELGKALETAGLTLDDVDTKPLAMPQTLTAMINGAIDAAVLIPPFDGGALRDGATMLVRLDQIVKPEMEVAGLIYNTEWAAKNRDLLDRFTAAYIKGARYFQQGVENGPNRDEIIDYFLKYAPIKNRAIFADTSWSDVNPDGKVVVASLLDQQDFYIRRGYLKTKMPIEKLVDEETAVRALKLLQSQGQ from the coding sequence ATGCGCCGGTTTACACACACTCTCATCGCCTGCCTCGCCGCCACGCTCGCTTTCTCCGCCCAAGCGGCAACCAAGATCATCGTCGGCACAGTGCCCAACACCAGTGACGGGCCGATCATCTGCGCCATAGAGAAGGGCTATTTCAAGGAGCAGGATATCGAGGTCGAGCTGACCTCGTTCCGCACCGCGTCCGACATGACGCCGATGGTGGTGCGTGGCGATATTCCGATCATGGGCGGCGGCGTCAGCGTGTCCTATTTCAATGGCGTCGCCCAGGGCATGCCGCTGCGCTATTTCCTCAGCCGGGCGCAGATCCGCTCGCATCATAAGATCATCCTGCGCAAGGGATTGGCGGAGAAGGTCAAGACCATCGCCGACCTGAAAGGCCTGCGCATCGCCACCACGGCGGCTGGCGGCTTCTCCGAATATGAACTGGGCAAGGCCTTAGAAACGGCGGGGCTGACGCTCGACGATGTCGACACCAAGCCGCTCGCCATGCCGCAAACCCTGACGGCGATGATCAATGGCGCGATCGATGCAGCAGTGCTGATCCCGCCCTTCGATGGCGGCGCCTTGCGCGATGGGGCCACCATGCTGGTGCGCCTCGATCAGATCGTCAAACCGGAGATGGAAGTCGCCGGCCTCATCTACAACACCGAATGGGCCGCCAAGAACCGCGATCTGCTGGATCGCTTTACCGCCGCCTACATCAAGGGCGCGCGCTACTTTCAGCAGGGCGTCGAGAACGGCCCCAACCGCGACGAGATCATCGACTACTTTCTTAAATATGCGCCGATCAAGAACCGCGCCATTTTCGCCGATACCTCTTGGTCGGACGTCAATCCTGACGGCAAGGTCGTCGTCGCTTCCCTACTCGACCAGCAAGACTTCTACATCCGCCGTGGCTATCTGAAGACGAAAATGCCGATCGAGAAATTGGTCGATGAAGAGACCGCGGTTCGTGCGCTGAAGCTTCTGCAATCCCAAGGACAGTGA
- a CDS encoding TIGR00730 family Rossman fold protein, translated as MTEIRNVCVYCGSSPGTDPIFADATRKLATELVNAGMGLVYGGGSHGLMGILARSVFEAGGHVTGIIPDFLDVRERRFKEAQELVVVADMHTRKRMMFEKADAFVALPGGIGTLEELVEQLTWVQLDRHNKPVVLADVGGFWRPLLDLFAHMRYKGFIRSDLEVRYQVAEKIEDVVPIIRAASERAARAGLESADLTPRL; from the coding sequence ATGACTGAAATTCGCAATGTTTGTGTTTACTGTGGTTCTTCTCCCGGAACCGATCCGATTTTTGCAGATGCGACGCGCAAGCTCGCCACCGAGCTGGTGAACGCCGGCATGGGCCTCGTCTATGGCGGCGGCAGCCACGGCCTGATGGGCATTCTCGCCCGTTCGGTCTTCGAGGCCGGCGGCCACGTCACCGGCATCATTCCCGACTTCCTCGACGTGCGCGAGCGACGCTTCAAAGAAGCGCAGGAACTGGTCGTCGTCGCCGATATGCATACGCGCAAGCGCATGATGTTCGAGAAGGCCGATGCCTTCGTTGCTCTGCCAGGCGGCATCGGCACGCTTGAGGAACTGGTCGAACAGCTCACCTGGGTGCAGCTTGATCGCCACAACAAGCCGGTCGTGCTGGCCGATGTTGGCGGCTTCTGGCGGCCGTTGCTCGATCTGTTCGCCCACATGCGCTATAAGGGCTTCATCCGCAGCGATCTCGAAGTACGCTATCAGGTCGCCGAGAAAATCGAGGACGTGGTGCCGATCATTCGTGCGGCGAGCGAACGTGCCGCCCGCGCCGGCCTCGAGTCCGCCGATTTGACGCCGCGCCTTTAG
- the cimA gene encoding citramalate synthase, with amino-acid sequence MTRERLYLFDTTLRDGAQTTGVDFSIDDKRRIAALLDDLGLDYVEGGYPGANPLDTEFFRKKAVKKARFAAFGMTKRPGRSASNDPGLAGLMEADADAIVYVAKSWDFQVHVALGITLEENLEGISDSIAYACKNGREAMLDCEHFFDGYKANPDYALQCARAAYEAGARWVVLCDTNGGTLPDEVERIVGEVARHIPGSHLGIHTHNDTENAVANSLAAVRAGVRQIQGTLNGLGERCGNANLVSIIPTLLLKSAYADRFEIGVSPEKLRGLTKLSHAFDELINRAPNRHAPYVGASAFATKAGIHASAVLKDPRTYEHVEPDAVGNVRKVLVSDQAGKSNVLAELERLGVVVAKDDPRVMRVLEEVKEKEAQGYAYEGADASFELLARRVLGQAPDYFEVERFNVNVERRHNAVGDLVSVSEAIVKVRVDGETLISAAEGAGPVNALDLALRKDLGKYQPYIEDLELRDYRVRVFQGGTDAVTRVLIEFGDSQGNTWSTVGVSANIIDASFQALLDSINYKLMKAEA; translated from the coding sequence ATGACCCGCGAACGCCTTTATCTCTTCGACACCACCTTGCGCGATGGCGCCCAGACCACTGGCGTCGATTTCTCGATCGACGACAAGCGCCGCATCGCCGCGCTGCTCGACGATCTCGGCCTCGATTATGTCGAGGGTGGTTATCCCGGCGCCAATCCGCTCGACACCGAATTCTTCCGCAAAAAGGCGGTGAAGAAGGCGCGCTTCGCCGCCTTCGGCATGACCAAGCGGCCGGGACGTTCAGCCTCCAACGATCCAGGTCTCGCCGGCCTGATGGAAGCCGACGCCGATGCGATCGTCTATGTCGCCAAGAGCTGGGACTTTCAGGTGCATGTGGCGCTCGGCATAACGCTCGAGGAAAATCTCGAAGGCATTTCGGATTCCATCGCCTATGCCTGCAAGAACGGCCGCGAAGCCATGCTCGATTGCGAGCATTTCTTCGATGGCTACAAGGCCAACCCCGACTATGCGCTGCAATGCGCGCGCGCCGCTTATGAGGCCGGCGCGCGTTGGGTGGTGCTGTGCGACACCAACGGCGGCACTTTGCCCGATGAAGTGGAGCGCATTGTCGGCGAAGTGGCACGCCATATTCCCGGCAGCCATCTTGGCATCCATACCCATAACGACACCGAGAACGCGGTGGCCAATTCGCTGGCAGCCGTGCGGGCCGGCGTGCGCCAGATACAGGGCACCTTGAACGGTCTTGGGGAGCGCTGCGGCAATGCCAATCTGGTTTCGATCATCCCGACGTTGTTGCTGAAGAGCGCCTATGCCGATCGTTTCGAGATCGGCGTCAGTCCTGAAAAGCTGCGCGGCCTGACCAAGCTCAGCCACGCCTTCGACGAATTGATCAACCGCGCGCCAAACCGCCATGCGCCCTATGTCGGGGCCTCCGCTTTCGCCACCAAGGCCGGCATCCATGCCTCGGCCGTGCTGAAAGATCCGCGCACCTACGAGCATGTCGAACCGGATGCTGTCGGCAATGTGCGTAAGGTTCTGGTGTCGGACCAGGCTGGCAAGTCGAACGTGCTGGCCGAGCTTGAACGTCTCGGCGTCGTCGTCGCCAAGGATGATCCGCGCGTCATGCGCGTTCTGGAAGAGGTGAAGGAGAAGGAAGCGCAGGGCTATGCCTATGAAGGCGCCGATGCGTCCTTCGAACTGCTCGCCCGCCGTGTTCTGGGCCAAGCGCCGGATTATTTCGAAGTCGAGCGTTTCAACGTCAATGTCGAGCGTCGGCACAATGCCGTCGGCGATTTGGTCAGCGTGTCGGAGGCGATCGTCAAAGTGCGCGTCGATGGCGAGACATTGATCTCGGCCGCCGAAGGCGCCGGCCCGGTGAACGCGCTCGATCTGGCGCTGCGCAAGGATCTTGGCAAATACCAGCCCTATATCGAAGATCTGGAGCTGCGTGACTATCGCGTGCGCGTGTTCCAGGGCGGCACTGACGCGGTGACGCGCGTGCTGATCGAATTCGGCGATAGCCAGGGCAATACCTGGTCGACGGTCGGCGTTTCCGCCAACATCATCGACGCCTCGTTCCAGGCGCTGCTGGATTCGATCAACTACAAGCTGATGAAGGCCGAAGCCTGA
- a CDS encoding GNAT family N-acetyltransferase yields the protein MSTPTLRPILLPQDLPALVDVFVDSIEELTQEDYDEEQRTAWISSVENEKKFGENIAKGLTILAEVDGEIAGFATLRGAVLDMLYVHSGFARQGVASALCDGLERLAAARGVKELTTDASDTAQPFFKQRGYEPLRRNSVERAGVWLANTTMAKPLAMETTQ from the coding sequence ATGAGCACGCCGACCCTGCGCCCCATCCTGTTGCCGCAAGACCTGCCGGCGCTGGTCGACGTCTTCGTCGACAGCATCGAGGAATTGACCCAGGAGGATTACGACGAGGAACAGCGCACCGCCTGGATTTCCAGCGTCGAGAACGAAAAGAAATTTGGCGAAAATATCGCCAAGGGGCTGACGATTTTGGCCGAAGTCGATGGCGAGATCGCTGGCTTCGCCACTTTGCGTGGCGCCGTGCTCGACATGCTCTATGTTCACTCGGGCTTTGCCCGCCAGGGTGTCGCCAGCGCGCTGTGCGATGGGCTTGAGCGGCTCGCGGCGGCCCGTGGCGTCAAGGAGCTGACAACCGACGCCAGCGATACGGCGCAGCCCTTCTTCAAACAACGCGGCTACGAGCCGCTCCGGCGCAACAGCGTCGAACGTGCCGGTGTCTGGCTCGCCAATACGACGATGGCCAAGCCGCTGGCGATGGAAACCACCCAATGA
- a CDS encoding helix-turn-helix domain-containing protein — MAILQAAAVLDRPEPRRPDNCPVEDWLAFLGHRWNALILWHLQGGAKRHGELSAVLPAIAPKVLTERLDGLEKRGLITRTALASFPRSVSYSLSAAGRDLVGILDQIELWSRRMPQG, encoded by the coding sequence ATGGCGATATTGCAAGCTGCCGCGGTGCTCGACCGGCCCGAGCCGCGCCGGCCCGACAATTGCCCGGTCGAGGATTGGCTGGCCTTTCTCGGCCATCGTTGGAACGCGCTCATCCTCTGGCATCTGCAGGGAGGCGCCAAACGTCATGGCGAATTGAGCGCGGTGCTGCCGGCCATCGCGCCGAAAGTACTGACCGAGCGTCTCGACGGTTTGGAGAAGCGCGGCCTCATCACGCGCACGGCTTTGGCCAGCTTTCCACGCAGCGTCAGCTACTCTCTCTCAGCGGCAGGGCGCGATCTGGTCGGCATACTCGACCAGATCGAACTGTGGTCGCGTCGAATGCCTCAGGGTTAG
- the cysS gene encoding cysteine--tRNA ligase — MSTLLPLRLYNTLTRTKADFTPLDPAHVRMYVCGPTVYDFAHIGNARPIIVFDVLYRLLRHVYGAGHVKYVRNITDVDDKINARAAERGISIRQLTEETNAIFQSDVEALGALPPDVQPRATDHIAEMIAIIEKLIAGGHAYAADGHVLFSVPSMADYGRLSRRPLDEMIAGARVDVAPYKKGDMDFVLWKPSKDQEPGWESPWGRGRPGWHIECSAMSWKHLGETFDIHGGGIDLVFPHHENEIAQSRCAFDHPVMANVWMHNGFLQVEGEKMSKSLGNFVTINELLTTENFGGRTWPGQVLRLAMLRTHYRQPIDWTVRSLTEAEATLDDWAALVKGVQPGVVSDAFIAAMADDLNTSLALTELHRLARAGEVQTLAACLPLLGLDLDAYQPQVQQRTAELDKELIDARVRERVQARKNKDWKRSDEIRDELVAMGVQLKDGKDAAGELITEWEVKR, encoded by the coding sequence ATGTCTACATTGCTGCCCCTGCGCCTCTACAACACGCTGACCCGGACGAAGGCGGATTTCACACCGCTCGATCCGGCCCATGTGCGCATGTATGTCTGCGGACCGACGGTCTATGACTTTGCCCATATCGGCAATGCTAGGCCGATCATCGTCTTCGACGTGCTCTACCGTCTGCTGCGCCATGTCTATGGCGCGGGTCACGTCAAATATGTCCGCAACATCACCGACGTTGACGACAAGATCAACGCGCGGGCGGCCGAGCGCGGCATTTCCATCCGCCAACTGACGGAAGAGACCAACGCCATCTTCCAGAGCGATGTCGAGGCGCTGGGCGCTCTGCCGCCGGACGTGCAGCCGCGCGCCACCGACCATATCGCTGAGATGATCGCCATTATCGAAAAGCTGATCGCTGGCGGCCATGCCTATGCCGCCGATGGCCATGTGCTGTTCTCGGTGCCCTCGATGGCCGACTACGGCCGCCTGTCGCGCCGTCCGCTCGACGAGATGATCGCTGGCGCTCGCGTCGATGTCGCGCCCTATAAGAAGGGCGATATGGATTTCGTGCTGTGGAAGCCCTCGAAGGACCAAGAGCCGGGCTGGGAGTCGCCCTGGGGCCGTGGCCGGCCGGGCTGGCATATCGAATGCTCGGCCATGTCGTGGAAACATCTCGGCGAAACGTTCGACATTCATGGCGGTGGCATCGATCTGGTGTTCCCGCATCATGAAAACGAGATCGCCCAGTCGCGTTGCGCCTTCGATCATCCGGTCATGGCCAATGTCTGGATGCACAACGGCTTCTTGCAGGTCGAAGGCGAGAAGATGTCAAAGAGCCTCGGCAATTTCGTCACCATCAATGAATTGCTGACGACGGAAAATTTTGGTGGTCGCACGTGGCCAGGGCAGGTGTTGCGCCTGGCCATGCTGCGCACCCATTATCGCCAGCCGATCGACTGGACCGTGCGCAGCCTCACCGAGGCCGAAGCGACGCTCGATGATTGGGCGGCGCTGGTGAAGGGCGTCCAGCCGGGCGTGGTGTCGGACGCGTTCATCGCGGCGATGGCCGACGATCTCAACACGTCCCTGGCGCTGACCGAATTGCATCGTCTGGCGCGCGCCGGCGAGGTGCAGACGCTGGCCGCCTGCTTGCCTCTGTTGGGGCTCGACCTTGACGCCTACCAGCCGCAGGTGCAGCAGCGCACGGCGGAGCTCGATAAGGAATTGATCGACGCGCGCGTTCGCGAGCGCGTGCAGGCCCGCAAGAACAAGGACTGGAAGCGTTCGGACGAAATTCGCGACGAGCTTGTTGCCATGGGCGTGCAGCTCAAGGACGGCAAGGATGCGGCCGGCGAATTGATCACGGAGTGGGAGGTTAAGCGATGA
- a CDS encoding LysM peptidoglycan-binding domain-containing protein translates to MSNRVVYGIGAAVVVIAGIVIGWNFWRNLPVPASTISAGTPAETVAQPQAKLEPAKPQSTNPEPSKSAADKPQKPQFDVVRVEPSGETVVAGRAAPNAKVTLFATGKPVGQATANAEGQFVILPPTLPPGDHLLSLEADAVASDQTVAVVVPKPGSRDVIVALAEPDKPTRILSDAKPQAGPVAGSAPASSAAPSVTIRTVEAQDGGGFFLSGLAAAGARVRLYLNGAFIAMAETAADGHWSMRIEKGMSPGKYAVRADLVAKDGVGVAARAEVPFDYPGAGAVAAAADKREGTGPSTASASQTSQRAAATQAAAAPSAEKRTGTAGTAQSTIVPELRTARVERGDSLWRISRTVLGQGMRYTQIYDANANQIRNPDLIYPGQVLVVPNPVP, encoded by the coding sequence GTGTCGAACAGGGTTGTTTATGGGATCGGCGCCGCGGTGGTCGTGATCGCGGGCATCGTCATCGGTTGGAATTTCTGGCGCAATTTGCCCGTGCCCGCGTCCACGATCTCAGCCGGGACACCAGCCGAAACAGTCGCTCAGCCGCAGGCCAAGCTCGAGCCCGCCAAGCCCCAATCGACCAATCCAGAGCCAAGCAAATCGGCAGCCGATAAGCCGCAGAAACCGCAGTTCGATGTCGTGCGCGTCGAGCCGTCGGGTGAGACGGTGGTGGCCGGTCGCGCCGCGCCCAACGCCAAGGTCACTTTATTCGCGACGGGCAAGCCGGTCGGCCAGGCGACGGCCAATGCCGAGGGCCAGTTCGTCATCCTGCCGCCGACGCTGCCGCCAGGCGATCATCTGCTCTCGCTGGAGGCTGATGCTGTGGCTTCGGATCAGACGGTCGCGGTGGTGGTGCCCAAGCCCGGCAGCCGTGACGTGATCGTGGCGCTGGCGGAGCCGGACAAGCCGACGCGCATTCTCTCCGACGCCAAACCGCAAGCTGGGCCGGTTGCCGGCAGCGCGCCGGCATCCTCCGCTGCCCCCTCCGTCACCATCCGCACGGTCGAAGCCCAGGACGGCGGCGGCTTTTTCCTATCCGGTCTCGCGGCGGCAGGCGCCAGGGTTCGGCTCTATCTGAACGGCGCCTTCATCGCCATGGCCGAGACGGCGGCGGATGGGCATTGGTCGATGCGGATCGAAAAGGGCATGTCGCCGGGCAAATATGCGGTGCGCGCCGATCTCGTCGCCAAGGATGGCGTTGGGGTCGCGGCCCGCGCCGAAGTGCCGTTCGATTATCCCGGTGCGGGGGCGGTTGCCGCCGCAGCGGACAAGCGCGAGGGGACGGGGCCATCCACGGCTTCAGCTTCTCAGACGTCCCAACGGGCCGCGGCGACTCAGGCTGCGGCGGCGCCCTCAGCCGAAAAGCGCACGGGTACGGCTGGAACCGCCCAATCGACGATCGTGCCGGAACTGCGCACCGCCAGGGTCGAGCGCGGCGACAGCCTGTGGCGGATCAGCCGAACTGTGCTGGGGCAAGGCATGCGCTACACTCAGATCTACGATGCCAACGCCAACCAAATCCGCAATCCGGATCTGATTTACCCGGGACAGGTCCTGGTTGTGCCCAATCCGGTGCCATAA